The following coding sequences are from one Gossypium raimondii isolate GPD5lz chromosome 4, ASM2569854v1, whole genome shotgun sequence window:
- the LOC128040482 gene encoding uncharacterized protein LOC128040482, protein MELPFGEFDLILGMDWLVEHRVSLDCATKRVVLRIEDDKKVVVIGERRDYLSNVIFTLVAEKLVRKGCEAYMPFVSVSVFRDSSIGDIRIVRDFPDIFPEELPTLPLNREVEFGNELLPGTAPVSIAPYRMASKEHAKFKAQL, encoded by the coding sequence ATGGAGTTACCATTTGGAGAGTTCGACTTGattctgggaatggattggttggttgAGCACCGAGTCAGTTTGGATTGTGCGACTAAAAGGGTCGTTCTAAGGATCGAGGATGATAAGAAAGTGGTTGTGATCGGTGAGCGTCGAGATTATCTATCCAATGTGATCTTCACTCTTGTGGCTGAGAAATTGGTTCGAAAAGGGTGTGAGGCGTATATGCCTTTTGTCAGTGTTTCAGTTTTTAGGGACTCTTCTATTGGGGATATCAGAATAGTGAGGGATTTTCCAGATATCTTTCCTGAAGAGTTACCGACTTTACCTCTGAATCGAGAAGTTGAATTCGGCAATGAGCTTCTACCGGGTACAGCTCCGGTGTCTATTGCTCCCTATCGTATGGCATCGAAAGAGCATGCAAAGTTTAAGGCTCAACTTTAA